The Lacerta agilis isolate rLacAgi1 chromosome 14, rLacAgi1.pri, whole genome shotgun sequence sequence AAAATACTAGCAAATTTACAATTGCGTAAGTTTTTGTGCACAGTTGAAAGTGTTGACTTGCATGCATTGCTAAAACTGTGTAAAGAAGTAAGCTTGATCCAATTGTACATGCAGTTGGATTAAGATTCTTATAAGTGGAGGACCGCACTGcattaaaacaacacaatttTGTCATGAAAACACATCATGAATAATGGTACTGCTGGAAATCAAAACTAATCAGTTCATAAGTCAAATATAGTAGCTTTGCAATTCTCAAATATATAGCATGCCCTGGTCCAATCATGTGAATTTTAACCCCGAATTAGAAACTGCCCTGAGATAACCTTGTGAGAGGAAAGGCAGTCTAGAAAACTGCTAAGTAAGAAAATATTTTGTAATTCCCTTAAAAACTTACTTTGCAGAGTGAGTGATTGCTCTTTCTTGCTCCAAATCAGTGAAAACCGGAGTTGCAAACATAGATATTTTCATAGATGTGCTCTCACCCTCAATACAGCTCAGGATTGAAGGAAAGTGTTGGGAATACCCTGCCAATGAATTCATGGAGGCAACAAAATTCTGTGCATTTAATCCTTGGATGGATGAAAAGAAGTGATGTTATCTCTAAAGTTGCAAGGAACataaagttatttacaaaaaTCCTATGTTTCCAAAGCCATTTCAGATACAATTTTCCAatggcttttttatatatatttagcaTTTCTAAATTCTTTTTGTATACTGATTTTAGTCCCGTCCCCTTTTATAATCAAACCATatgtatgaattttatgaaataaaaaaattatctttGTGTGACTATTCAACAGATACATTCAGAGGAAGTGTAAGAGTGGTAGCAAGTCTTGCTTCTGACCTACACATTTGCTAGAACATCAGCATGTTTTCTACCATGTGTGCAGCATTAGCTTTGCTAAACTGGAACATTGCTCCACCACCCACCCTAATATTTGCACATTTTATATGGATGTTTGAAGTGGAGTGACTAGGCACAAGCCGATGCTCACATCTAGGTGGAATTTTGATGTATTCACTGTATTTATGCCATGCAATGCTTGAGGGAACCTAATTCCACTGGGAAACTGTTGGGAGCACTCGTCTGATAAAATACATCAGGGATAGACTGATAATAAAATAGTGTTGTAGGGAAATTCAGGTCAAAAGACCTCTAGAGAGTTCAAAAAGTGCTACATGCAGaaatttattttcccttttgaTATGGAGATGCAACAGTCAATATAATCACAAACTCATTCATTAATGTTTGGTAGGGAAGAGTATCAACATCTGGAAATTATGCTTGGTCTATTAGAATACAATGAATAGGCATTTGCTAAAGCTACTCTTTTAGGTAAATTTTCATCAGTGTTTCTAGTGTAGGTAGACAAGCTTTCAACTCCCACAGTTCTCTTATGAGGCCTTCCTCTCTATTCCTAAAAATGGGGATGGAGaacctgaccattggcaatgctgcctttggtaaaacaaaacagagcagaGTTTTCATCAACACAGAGTAAGAATTGTCCAAATGCAAACATTATGGTTCTCAGGTGTGCAATGTTGCAACCACACACTGTGACATTATGGTGCATGCCTCAGCAACAGGTCTGGAGACAAAACTCATTTCTAGTAAGAATGGGGGGGGAGGATCAGTAGCTAGAGTAAAATGCAACGACTCAATCTGGAATGTGAAATCTGTGGCCATTTAAGCATTTTCTCGTCTTAtagaagatctctctctctctctctctctctctctctctctctctctctctctctctctctctctcaaatatcCATCCTTTATTTATGCCTCAGCTCAATGTAGCATATATGCTtccttattttatcctcacaaccataGGTGAAGGAGTTTAGGCTAAAGAGCAGTGATTGTCCCatagtcacccagtgagcttcatgactgaacaAGGATTTGATTCTGAGTATCTTCAGTTCTATTCTGATATTGCAAACCAATACATTACTGAGAGGATCTGTGAAACAGGAATGGGATACaaatttgatttggttcacattttaactTGAATCTACATAATACATACTTCcagaaacaatattttaaacaacATGCTGCTATCCTTTAAAATCACTTTATATTTTGCCATACAGTTTTCCAATAAATAACctgtacacaaatgcatattCTAGGGGAAATTATACCTAGAAATGCATTTTTTGGTGAAAATAATGCAGAAATTGCATTCTGTTGGGgaagattgcttgcaaaaatgtgtatattacggTATATCCTTTATTTTGTgctttattaaagcttttttatccCACCATTCTGGTACAAAAGGCAGTTTGCATTTGAAGTcacaatgccattttaaaaacacctagcaatataaaaaggaagcagcaattgaaacaaataataaaatcattatgtgctacatatatatttaaaaatctgcaggaatgaaatggtattttaaaaaacaatgaaaagcCATGAAGGAGGGGGGGGCACCTCATGTTCCAATCTATATCTGTAGCCATTAAGAAGGTTTCCTCTCCTGGTTCCATTCAAGTGTGCTTTTACTGTAAGCAGAAAATTGTCATTCTCAGCTCTGTTCATTTGAATGATTTGTGTATAGCGCTCCATACCTGTACTCAGAGCAAtctcagtatacagtggtacctctacttatgaaCCTGATCCATTTTgtggtgccattcgcaccccaaaaagtccataaGTAGAGTGCTgctactgcacatgtgcagtaAAATTTGCCTAAAGTGGGATTTTAAGGTACATCTAAGGTTTTGCTCAAGAAATTATCAGTGAAGacaaaatattttgttgaaaTTTTATCTATTTATCATCCAGCTATgtatctaatccaggggtcagcaaactttttcagtagagGGCTGGTCCACTTGCTCTGAGTTGCTTTTGCAAAAAAGTGACTATAAGCTTAAATAATGATGATTGCTACTAAATGTGGCTGTACAGTATATAAGTAGGCATTATAAGTGTGCATTATAAAATTTTACATTGTTCATTGTTTGTTCTTCTGTTAAAGCTCAGCTCAGCTTTTTCCAGAAGGGTAGCTTGTCAATTCAGTCCTTCCTGTTTTCTACAGAGAACTTTTTTAAGGGCCTCTTTCACCTCTTTGTTCCTGAGGCTATATATGATGGGATTCAAGAGTGGAGTGACCAGGCAGTAGAAGACAGCCACCAACTGATCCATATTGAAGGAGAGGTTTCGGGTTGGCCTGACATAAATGAACATCATTGTTCCATAATAGATACCAACCACTGTCAAATGGGAAGCAAAGGTGGAGAAGGCCTTTTTGCGTCCATCGGAAGAACGAATGCCCAGAACAGTGATCAAGATGGCAGCATAAGAAGCCACAGTTATTGTGAATGACCCAACAAGGAGAAAGGAGCAGATGAAGAAACTCAGCATCTCGTTGAGCTGGGTCCTGTTGCAAACCAGCCTCAGCAATGGCAAAATGTCACAGAAGAAATGGTCCACTACATTGCTCCCACAATAGTTGAGCTGAGATATGAGAATTGTTGGGATCAATGGCAGAACCAAGCCAGTGACCCAAGACCAAGTTGCAAGCTGATGATAGACAACACTATTCATAATAGTGTTGTATCTTAAAGGAGAACGTACAGCCACATATCTATCATATGCCATGGCAGCCAAAAGGAGGCACTCAATGCCACCAAGagcatgaaaaaaatatatttgggtAAGGCAGTTCTTGAAGGATACAACATTCTTTTCTCTAATGAGATCAACCAGTATTGTTGGGGCTGTGACTGAGGTAAAACAGATCTCCAACAAGGAAAAATTGcccaggaagaagtacatgggggtgTTAAGAGAATTTTCATACCTCGTGATGAATACTATAACCATGTTTCCTATCACTGTTAGTGTGTACATAATTAATACTAGCGTAAATATTGGAAATCTGCTCTTTTCCAGGTTGGGAAATCCTGTGATAAGAAATTCACTCACTGTTGTATGGTTTGAGAGATCCATCTTATGATTGGTTtttcttttgtggggggaaaaaaaagaactgTTGCTCACCCTAAAGTGAAAGCATTCTGTGTATTTCTTTTGAGATATCGGTTGAAGAGGTTTAACTCAGAAAAGGCTTCAGATGGATTTTTTCAAGGACAGAACGTCAGTCAAAGCCAAGAAATCTAtgattgaaagaaagaaaagaattctATTATCATTAGCCTTCACAGCAGTCAAAGGAAATAACACTGCCAGTGTACTTAAGAAATGTTGTAGTCTTGAGtggtggaagggggaaaaggagtTCCTTTGCATTTATATCTATTGATAATATAAGGCCATTATTTGGAGAGTGGACTTGGGGACTTGGAAATGCCACTAAACTTACAGTGTGCATTACTCTGCTCATGTAGAGTAATGCATGCTATCACTGTACCTCTTCCATTGATTCCAGTGGAACTTGTTAATTGCACACAATTTCTGCCTAATGCTGTTACTCTACGAATGCTTGGTTAAGAGGAAATCATACTAAATTGAGCACCACACTTCAGATGAGCTATCCAGACCATGAGGATTTGTCAGAAGTGGGATATGAACCTATGCTTCCATTCAGAGACcagaaaagataaaacagtaaaatcaaggggggggggaatcacagccacactttaaaacatacaaatgttaaaatactaaaacagattagaaTTACGTCAGCTTTCTAAGTACCTGGGCAGGCTCATCTAAAGAATAGTGGGTTTTTTGCAGGtgcttaaaaatgtgtgtgtttgcatttaaagtgggagagaatatTTAGACAGCTCACCTATAAATTTAAGCCAACCTGACATGATTTCTGCCTGAAGAATAATCCAGTGGTTTCACACATACCCCACACTTCTCAGCTGAATGTTTCTCCCAGTATTAAGAATAACAAATATAATCCTTCTGGAGTTCTACATTCCTCTCAACATTCCTCCTCATAATAGTTTATATGCTATTATGTACATAATCTCCAATGTTTCTTTGAAAAATTTGCTAAgtgaaaaaaagaacaaaaaagcatttttttctcaCATATCC is a genomic window containing:
- the LOC117057782 gene encoding olfactory receptor 5V1-like; translation: MDLSNHTTVSEFLITGFPNLEKSRFPIFTLVLIMYTLTVIGNMVIVFITRYENSLNTPMYFFLGNFSLLEICFTSVTAPTILVDLIREKNVVSFKNCLTQIYFFHALGGIECLLLAAMAYDRYVAVRSPLRYNTIMNSVVYHQLATWSWVTGLVLPLIPTILISQLNYCGSNVVDHFFCDILPLLRLVCNRTQLNEMLSFFICSFLLVGSFTITVASYAAILITVLGIRSSDGRKKAFSTFASHLTVVGIYYGTMMFIYVRPTRNLSFNMDQLVAVFYCLVTPLLNPIIYSLRNKEVKEALKKVLCRKQEGLN